One Aphidius gifuensis isolate YNYX2018 linkage group LG5, ASM1490517v1, whole genome shotgun sequence genomic region harbors:
- the LOC122857855 gene encoding transcription factor SPT20 homolog isoform X4, which translates to MPSSQVPQATERRNERMMTHEPPKLKTTLTTPPKQATNPLQFVKVGPCSLYRSAHEQLSKVDEVKKVKQEVREEAEEWQSNLDNWKSSRRKRQEHIIERVVEVKKLELEEHDRQRRRSKTFSEMMEERGSRGRKLSLAMYHEEDSNDLSDLGIGTSSGKSSISGDTHDDTQSVLSDRDSEIDKNNSFDNTIIENNNNTLSTTIIDDTQTETINDFNNDNEQREYDSGTTATISSPEPEEYTYENAIRGYVSRVPPNLPRHSIININTQLDSKKNGKINIFDDKNSSNNDDKTSIIKIDIHKRREIFEKPTKIINSNNSSSNRTTNDLTNSKSIKERLSFLEKQKYNNDEDDGEDEGEDEDDEDEDDENINKINRLSGDMNSIRERLTNLEIKTCERENNLLNNKNIDELLMEPVIPIRKCLSTLEKYTTSSDESTSSGVSSNICVNNITNDNEKKSIDKQMINFNNNNNINNDNLTPSERSSSPDSEYRASRTAFHRSLDSLDADASSGPDTFERVQSLEELDYVRRYPGSISSGELLNDTDREDSGIHTADVSCSVSQADEPIDDEHIDNNTQKIEQHYLYGIAETEITDTNDNYQDNKQDQQVDNDMQLAVINEESIVIGCGDKEVDETLVELPVEITSSVEQEEVPRVCELPVSSHTVESLISINMPIDISSTNNHDNIIDKICENEINHLNFNSPILQANIMNFNESLTSMSQQIPQYNMTSDEEIVTSLSFPLGPPSTIEPPKEKPPPPPTDFSDDENQQIEPLKRLNSTRRIKKELRTRRSDFLGIEGINDDDLEFSLAKPPNMASILAEERRIEQLHRRSYDTDSNYEQDSSHERDSGVELGQDWVKQPVSPDMSQHSRQSSEPFGASVTSSEEDEITKKEREIIEVLEKEEQWRYGNDREQNSDIGEKLAHKLRKLEEEKMQLERERAHETEMQHRQEEETMRMNDENTRIMENTEDMLREEEQQHQHQQQEITMQIQKIEEIKIRDEEQKLRIKNDQLRIHDEIIEQEKRSVDILRQEEIARSMEDQEKNILTAVQYNNDDDYATGEVLRVERELLQLEQEALKRQKTNLAYREQKQQQLAEQLQEQWASLQDVAHASPNNSNPTYQNISALNYRSSMPNLQLQDVQQQQQQRRRPPPPAKPLRLIDQLQRDATIRNSRIPSADNIPQQVDTCTLRHSVSVASIVNSGQQQQQQQMSKQTLQALSAVPRTRIVKSDQWVQRRKSDGPRVVQDFNYQHWLIQEAEQRRIAEKIHRSPVRKSQQHVTGTSVPYIATPTRSDGKPLPDSIIQTLTQRMQNRAQERPQIRRRLEHSVSQEHLPNAHHGPQHVAMMHQKINQSTNSSAIDSQEKMLSVSGKKKCSHCGDELGRGAAMIIESLRLFYHMECFKCCVCHIKLGDGLIGTDVRVRNHKLHCHNCYSSDDGVKFSCV; encoded by the exons ATGCCATCCTCACAAGTACCACAAGCCACTGAACGGCGTAACGAACGaatg atgaCCCATGAACcaccaaaattaaaaacaacccTAACAACACCACCAAAACAAGCTACAAATCCATTACAATTTGTTAAAGTTGGACCATGTTCATTGTATCGTTCAGCACATGAACAATTATCAAAAGTTGATGaagttaaaaaagttaaacaagAAGTACGTGAAGAAGCTGAAGAATGGCAATCG aatttggaCAATTGGAAAAGTAGCAGAAGGAAGAGACAAGAGCATATTATTGAAAGAGTTGTTGAagttaaaaaacttgaacttGAAGAACATGATAGACAAAGAAGACGAAGTAAAACATTTTCTGAAATGATGGAAGAACGTGGTAGTAGAGGAAGAAAATTAAGTTTGGCAATGTATCATGAAGAAGATTCAAATGATTTAAGTGATCTTGGTATTGGTACAAGTAGTGGAAAAAGTTCAATAAGTGGTGATACACATGATGATACACAAAGTGTATTAAGTGATAGAGACagtgaaattgataaaaataattcatttgataatacaattattgaaaataataataatacattatcaacaacaattattgatgatacacAAAcagaaacaattaatgattttaataatgataatgaacaaCGTGAATATGATTCCGGTACAACAGCAACAATAAGTTCACCTGAACCAGAAGAATATACATATGAAAATGCAATACGTGGTTATGTATCAAGAGTACCACCAAATTTACCAAGACactcaattattaatattaatacacagcttgatagtaaaaaaaatggtaaaataaatatatttgatgataaaaattcatcaaataacgatgataaaacatcaataattaaaattgatatacatAAACGTcgtgaaatatttgaaaaaccaacaaaaattataaatagcaATAATAGCAGTAGCAATAGAACAACAAATGATTTAACAAATTCAAAAAGTATAAAAGAAAGATTATCATttcttgaaaaacaaaaatataataatgatgaagatgatggtGAAGATGAAGGTGAAGATGAAgacgatgaagatgaagatgatgaaaatataaataaaataaatagattatcTGGTGATATGAATTCAATACGTGAACGTTTaacaaatttagaaataaaaacatgTGAACGTGAAAATaatctattaaataataaaaatattgatgaattattaatggAACCAGTTATACCAATACGTAAATGTTTATcaacacttgaaaaatatacaacaagtAGTGATGAATCAACATCATCTGGtgtatcatcaaatatatgtgttaataatattacaaatgataatgaaaaaaaatcaattgataaacaaatgataaattttaataataataataatattaataatgataatttaacacCAAGTGAAAGAAGTTCATCACCAGATTCTGAATATCGTGCATCACGTACAGCATTTCATAGAAGTTTAGATTCACTTGATGCTGATGCATCAAGTGGTCCTGATACATTTGAAAGAGTACAAAGTCTTGAAGAGCTTGATTATGTTAGAAGATATCCTGGCTCAATATCATCTggtgaattattaaatgatactGATAGAGAAGATTCTGGTATACATACTGCTGATGTTAGTTGTTCAGTTAGTCAAGCTGATGAACCAATTGATGATGaacatattgataataatacacaaaaaattgaacaacATTATCTTTATGGAATTGCTGAAACTGAAATAACAGatacaaatgataattatcaagATAATAAACAAGATCAACAGGTTGATAATGATATGCAACTTGCAGTTATAAATGAG GAATCGATTGTTATCGGTTGTGGGGACAAGGAAGTCGATGAAACGTTGGTTGAGCTGCCAGTTGAAATAACGTCGTCAGTCGAGCAAGAAGAAGTACCACGAGTTTGTGAGCTGCCAGTTTCAAGTCATACTGTTGAatcattaatttcaataaacatgccaattgatatttcatcaacaaataatcatgataatattattgataaaatttgtgaaaatgaaattaatcatttaaattttaattcaccaATTTTACAAGCAAATATcatgaattttaatgaatcaTTGACGTCAATGTCTCAACAA ATACCTCAATATAATATGACCAGTGATGAAGAAATAGTAACAAGTTTGTCATTTCCACTGGGACCACCAAGTACAATTGAACCACCAAAAGAGaaaccaccacctccaccaacTGATTTTAGTGATGATGAAAACCAACAAATTGAACCATTAAAACGTTTAAATTCAACACGtcgaattaaaaaagaattacgTACAAGACGTTCTGATTTTCTTGGTATTGAAGGg atAAACGATGATGATTTGGAATTTAGTTTGGCAAAACCACCAAATATGGCATCAATATTAGCTGAAGAAAGAAGAATCGAACAATTACATCGTCGTTCATATGATACTGATAGTAATTATGAACAAGATTCAAGTCATGAAAGAGATTCTGGTGTTGAACTTGGTCAAGATTGGGTTAAACAACCAGTTAGTCCAGATATGTCACAACATAGTCGTCAAAGTAGTGAACCATTTGGTGCAAGTGTAACATCATCTGAAGAAGatgaaataactaaaaaagaaCGTGAAATTATTGAAGTACTTGAGAAGGAAGAACAATGGCGTTATGGAAATGATCGTGAACAAAACAG TGACATCGGTGAGAAGCTAGCCCACAAGCTTCGTAAACTTGAGGAGGAAAAAATGCAGTTGGAACGTGAACGTGCACATGAGACTGAGATGCAACATCGTCAAGAAGAAGAGACAATGCGAATGAATGATGAGAATACAAGAATAATGGAAAATACTGAAGACATGTTACGTGAGGaagaacaacaacatcaacatcaacaacaagaaataacaatgcaaatacaaaaaattgaagaaattaaaataagagatgaagaacaaaaattgagaattaaaaatgatCAGTTACGAATTCATGATGAGATTATTGAACAAGAAAAAAGATCTGTTGATATTCTTAGACAAGAAGAAATAGCTAGATCAATGGAAGATCAAGaa aaaaatattttaactgcAGTTCAGTATAATAACGATGATGATTATGCAACTGGG gaagTACTACGTGTTGAGCGTGAATTACTACAACTTGAACAAGAAGCATTAAAAcgtcaaaaaacaaatttagcaTATCGtgaacaaaaacaacaacaacttgcTGAACAACTACAAGAACAGTGGGCATCATTGCAAGATGTTGCTCATGCATCaccaaataattcaaatcCAACATACCAGAATATATCTGCCTTGAATTATCGTTCATCCATGCCAAATTTACAACTTCAAGAtgttcaacaacaacagcaacaacgtAGAcgtccaccaccaccagcaaAACCACTTAGATTGATTGATCAACTTCAACGTGATGCAACAATaag AAATAGCAGAATTCCATCGGCTGATAATATTCCACAACAAGTTGACACTTGTACATTGAGACACAGTGTTTCTGTTGCATCAATTGTTAATTCTGgccaacaacaacagcaacaacaaatgAGTAAACAAACACTTCAAGCATTAAGTGCTGTTCCAAGAACAAGAATTGTCAAGAGTGATCAGTGGGTACAGAGAAGAAAAAGTGATGGACCAAGAGTTGTTCAGGATTTTAATTATCAGCATTGGCTTATTCAG GAAGCAGAACAGCGTAGAATTGCTGAGAAAATTCATCGTTCACCTGTGAGAAAATCACAACAACATGTTACGGGAACATCTGTTCCGTACATTGCAACTCCAACAAGGTCTGATGGTAAACCGTTACCTGATTCTATCATTCAAACACTCACTCAAAGAATGCAAAATAGAGCTCAAGAACGACCACAAATACGTagaag attagAGCACAGTGTTAGTCAAGAACATTTGCCAAATGCTCATCATGGACCTCAACATGTTGCAATGAtgcatcaaaaaattaatcaatcaacAAATTCTTCTGCTATTGATTCACAAGAAAAAATGCTCAGCgttagtggaaaaaaaaaatgctcacATTGTGGTGATGAAttag gaCGAGGTGCAGCAATGATTATTGAAAGTCTTCGTTTATTTTATCACATGGAATGCTTTAAATGTTGTGTTTGTCACATTAAACTTGGTGATGGACTCATAGGAACAGATGTTCGCGTACGAAATCACAAACTTCACTGCCATAATTGCTATTCAAGCGATGacg GTGTCAAGTTTAGCTGTGTGTAG
- the LOC122857855 gene encoding transcription factor SPT20 homolog isoform X3 — MPSSQVPQATERRNERMMTHEPPKLKTTLTTPPKQATNPLQFVKVGPCSLYRSAHEQLSKVDEVKKVKQEVREEAEEWQSNLDNWKSSRRKRQEHIIERVVEVKKLELEEHDRQRRRSKTFSEMMEERGSRGRKLSLAMYHEEDSNDLSDLGIGTSSGKSSISGDTHDDTQSVLSDRDSEIDKNNSFDNTIIENNNNTLSTTIIDDTQTETINDFNNDNEQREYDSGTTATISSPEPEEYTYENAIRGYVSRVPPNLPRHSIININTQLDSKKNGKINIFDDKNSSNNDDKTSIIKIDIHKRREIFEKPTKIINSNNSSSNRTTNDLTNSKSIKERLSFLEKQKYNNDEDDGEDEGEDEDDEDEDDENINKINRLSGDMNSIRERLTNLEIKTCERENNLLNNKNIDELLMEPVIPIRKCLSTLEKYTTSSDESTSSGVSSNICVNNITNDNEKKSIDKQMINFNNNNNINNDNLTPSERSSSPDSEYRASRTAFHRSLDSLDADASSGPDTFERVQSLEELDYVRRYPGSISSGELLNDTDREDSGIHTADVSCSVSQADEPIDDEHIDNNTQKIEQHYLYGIAETEITDTNDNYQDNKQDQQVDNDMQLAVINEESIVIGCGDKEVDETLVELPVEITSSVEQEEVPRVCELPVSSHTVESLISINMPIDISSTNNHDNIIDKICENEINHLNFNSPILQANIMNFNESLTSMSQQIPQYNMTSDEEIVTSLSFPLGPPSTIEPPKEKPPPPPTDFSDDENQQIEPLKRLNSTRRIKKELRTRRSDFLGIEGINDDDLEFSLAKPPNMASILAEERRIEQLHRRSYDTDSNYEQDSSHERDSGVELGQDWVKQPVSPDMSQHSRQSSEPFGASVTSSEEDEITKKEREIIEVLEKEEQWRYGNDREQNSCESILEHSDIGEKLAHKLRKLEEEKMQLERERAHETEMQHRQEEETMRMNDENTRIMENTEDMLREEEQQHQHQQQEITMQIQKIEEIKIRDEEQKLRIKNDQLRIHDEIIEQEKRSVDILRQEEIARSMEDQEKNILTAVQYNNDDDYATGEVLRVERELLQLEQEALKRQKTNLAYREQKQQQLAEQLQEQWASLQDVAHASPNNSNPTYQNISALNYRSSMPNLQLQDVQQQQQQRRRPPPPAKPLRLIDQLQRDATIRNSRIPSADNIPQQVDTCTLRHSVSVASIVNSGQQQQQQQMSKQTLQALSAVPRTRIVKSDQWVQRRKSDGPRVVQDFNYQHWLIQEAEQRRIAEKIHRSPVRKSQQHVTGTSVPYIATPTRSDGKPLPDSIIQTLTQRMQNRAQERPQIRRRLEHSVSQEHLPNAHHGPQHVAMMHQKINQSTNSSAIDSQEKMLSVSGKKKCSHCGDELGRGAAMIIESLRLFYHMECFKCCVCHIKLGDGLIGTDVRVRNHKLHCHNCYSSDDGVKFSCV; from the exons ATGCCATCCTCACAAGTACCACAAGCCACTGAACGGCGTAACGAACGaatg atgaCCCATGAACcaccaaaattaaaaacaacccTAACAACACCACCAAAACAAGCTACAAATCCATTACAATTTGTTAAAGTTGGACCATGTTCATTGTATCGTTCAGCACATGAACAATTATCAAAAGTTGATGaagttaaaaaagttaaacaagAAGTACGTGAAGAAGCTGAAGAATGGCAATCG aatttggaCAATTGGAAAAGTAGCAGAAGGAAGAGACAAGAGCATATTATTGAAAGAGTTGTTGAagttaaaaaacttgaacttGAAGAACATGATAGACAAAGAAGACGAAGTAAAACATTTTCTGAAATGATGGAAGAACGTGGTAGTAGAGGAAGAAAATTAAGTTTGGCAATGTATCATGAAGAAGATTCAAATGATTTAAGTGATCTTGGTATTGGTACAAGTAGTGGAAAAAGTTCAATAAGTGGTGATACACATGATGATACACAAAGTGTATTAAGTGATAGAGACagtgaaattgataaaaataattcatttgataatacaattattgaaaataataataatacattatcaacaacaattattgatgatacacAAAcagaaacaattaatgattttaataatgataatgaacaaCGTGAATATGATTCCGGTACAACAGCAACAATAAGTTCACCTGAACCAGAAGAATATACATATGAAAATGCAATACGTGGTTATGTATCAAGAGTACCACCAAATTTACCAAGACactcaattattaatattaatacacagcttgatagtaaaaaaaatggtaaaataaatatatttgatgataaaaattcatcaaataacgatgataaaacatcaataattaaaattgatatacatAAACGTcgtgaaatatttgaaaaaccaacaaaaattataaatagcaATAATAGCAGTAGCAATAGAACAACAAATGATTTAACAAATTCAAAAAGTATAAAAGAAAGATTATCATttcttgaaaaacaaaaatataataatgatgaagatgatggtGAAGATGAAGGTGAAGATGAAgacgatgaagatgaagatgatgaaaatataaataaaataaatagattatcTGGTGATATGAATTCAATACGTGAACGTTTaacaaatttagaaataaaaacatgTGAACGTGAAAATaatctattaaataataaaaatattgatgaattattaatggAACCAGTTATACCAATACGTAAATGTTTATcaacacttgaaaaatatacaacaagtAGTGATGAATCAACATCATCTGGtgtatcatcaaatatatgtgttaataatattacaaatgataatgaaaaaaaatcaattgataaacaaatgataaattttaataataataataatattaataatgataatttaacacCAAGTGAAAGAAGTTCATCACCAGATTCTGAATATCGTGCATCACGTACAGCATTTCATAGAAGTTTAGATTCACTTGATGCTGATGCATCAAGTGGTCCTGATACATTTGAAAGAGTACAAAGTCTTGAAGAGCTTGATTATGTTAGAAGATATCCTGGCTCAATATCATCTggtgaattattaaatgatactGATAGAGAAGATTCTGGTATACATACTGCTGATGTTAGTTGTTCAGTTAGTCAAGCTGATGAACCAATTGATGATGaacatattgataataatacacaaaaaattgaacaacATTATCTTTATGGAATTGCTGAAACTGAAATAACAGatacaaatgataattatcaagATAATAAACAAGATCAACAGGTTGATAATGATATGCAACTTGCAGTTATAAATGAG GAATCGATTGTTATCGGTTGTGGGGACAAGGAAGTCGATGAAACGTTGGTTGAGCTGCCAGTTGAAATAACGTCGTCAGTCGAGCAAGAAGAAGTACCACGAGTTTGTGAGCTGCCAGTTTCAAGTCATACTGTTGAatcattaatttcaataaacatgccaattgatatttcatcaacaaataatcatgataatattattgataaaatttgtgaaaatgaaattaatcatttaaattttaattcaccaATTTTACAAGCAAATATcatgaattttaatgaatcaTTGACGTCAATGTCTCAACAA ATACCTCAATATAATATGACCAGTGATGAAGAAATAGTAACAAGTTTGTCATTTCCACTGGGACCACCAAGTACAATTGAACCACCAAAAGAGaaaccaccacctccaccaacTGATTTTAGTGATGATGAAAACCAACAAATTGAACCATTAAAACGTTTAAATTCAACACGtcgaattaaaaaagaattacgTACAAGACGTTCTGATTTTCTTGGTATTGAAGGg atAAACGATGATGATTTGGAATTTAGTTTGGCAAAACCACCAAATATGGCATCAATATTAGCTGAAGAAAGAAGAATCGAACAATTACATCGTCGTTCATATGATACTGATAGTAATTATGAACAAGATTCAAGTCATGAAAGAGATTCTGGTGTTGAACTTGGTCAAGATTGGGTTAAACAACCAGTTAGTCCAGATATGTCACAACATAGTCGTCAAAGTAGTGAACCATTTGGTGCAAGTGTAACATCATCTGAAGAAGatgaaataactaaaaaagaaCGTGAAATTATTGAAGTACTTGAGAAGGAAGAACAATGGCGTTATGGAAATGATCGTGAACAAAACAG TTGTGAAAGTATTTTGGAACACAGTGACATCGGTGAGAAGCTAGCCCACAAGCTTCGTAAACTTGAGGAGGAAAAAATGCAGTTGGAACGTGAACGTGCACATGAGACTGAGATGCAACATCGTCAAGAAGAAGAGACAATGCGAATGAATGATGAGAATACAAGAATAATGGAAAATACTGAAGACATGTTACGTGAGGaagaacaacaacatcaacatcaacaacaagaaataacaatgcaaatacaaaaaattgaagaaattaaaataagagatgaagaacaaaaattgagaattaaaaatgatCAGTTACGAATTCATGATGAGATTATTGAACAAGAAAAAAGATCTGTTGATATTCTTAGACAAGAAGAAATAGCTAGATCAATGGAAGATCAAGaa aaaaatattttaactgcAGTTCAGTATAATAACGATGATGATTATGCAACTGGG gaagTACTACGTGTTGAGCGTGAATTACTACAACTTGAACAAGAAGCATTAAAAcgtcaaaaaacaaatttagcaTATCGtgaacaaaaacaacaacaacttgcTGAACAACTACAAGAACAGTGGGCATCATTGCAAGATGTTGCTCATGCATCaccaaataattcaaatcCAACATACCAGAATATATCTGCCTTGAATTATCGTTCATCCATGCCAAATTTACAACTTCAAGAtgttcaacaacaacagcaacaacgtAGAcgtccaccaccaccagcaaAACCACTTAGATTGATTGATCAACTTCAACGTGATGCAACAATaag AAATAGCAGAATTCCATCGGCTGATAATATTCCACAACAAGTTGACACTTGTACATTGAGACACAGTGTTTCTGTTGCATCAATTGTTAATTCTGgccaacaacaacagcaacaacaaatgAGTAAACAAACACTTCAAGCATTAAGTGCTGTTCCAAGAACAAGAATTGTCAAGAGTGATCAGTGGGTACAGAGAAGAAAAAGTGATGGACCAAGAGTTGTTCAGGATTTTAATTATCAGCATTGGCTTATTCAG GAAGCAGAACAGCGTAGAATTGCTGAGAAAATTCATCGTTCACCTGTGAGAAAATCACAACAACATGTTACGGGAACATCTGTTCCGTACATTGCAACTCCAACAAGGTCTGATGGTAAACCGTTACCTGATTCTATCATTCAAACACTCACTCAAAGAATGCAAAATAGAGCTCAAGAACGACCACAAATACGTagaag attagAGCACAGTGTTAGTCAAGAACATTTGCCAAATGCTCATCATGGACCTCAACATGTTGCAATGAtgcatcaaaaaattaatcaatcaacAAATTCTTCTGCTATTGATTCACAAGAAAAAATGCTCAGCgttagtggaaaaaaaaaatgctcacATTGTGGTGATGAAttag gaCGAGGTGCAGCAATGATTATTGAAAGTCTTCGTTTATTTTATCACATGGAATGCTTTAAATGTTGTGTTTGTCACATTAAACTTGGTGATGGACTCATAGGAACAGATGTTCGCGTACGAAATCACAAACTTCACTGCCATAATTGCTATTCAAGCGATGacg GTGTCAAGTTTAGCTGTGTGTAG